The proteins below come from a single Dinghuibacter silviterrae genomic window:
- a CDS encoding sensor histidine kinase, which produces MLFHSGCHRLFFLCLILGLFPLFTRAQDTLRTSHVDDALHIDSAIGIYVDTAEKVTPAMLPRLSYDTALITRFTQGVPTNVVSLPFYCRFTLINDQDSSRSFYFFPGYYFRNIVLYKDSAGQVVTLPEIRPSHGEMGCRRFSIDARTQTTFFFKGNLIKANTNWMAPALIEPRFLTNYFKILRFNAVQLNVVTFVFCGILLMMIIYSFTNFTQNLRGEYLFYALYGLCMTTLFFIKALFYREDQPFYFFFEEYFDYVIQVSGYYCYISFTRHLLDTRTNYPGLEKAFRTAGNLLLLLLAVYSVVYFSGGPYKVMNSIENGGKYFLMALGIFYVIVGFAQRDKLMNYLLAGNLAVLGLAVTSQCIIVFKVRFTYTNSFFNQALFYYELGVVLELVLFLAALAYKNKDELIEKVKIEQAMKLEQEKKEFETKLAIIQAQQDERSRISADMHDELGSGVTAIRLMSELAKRRLPAQSVPEIEKISTSAGELMDKMNTIIWSMNATNDSVANLVAYMRAFAIELFENSSMVCRVEVPEYIPDIEISGEKRRNVFLVVKEALNNAMKHSKSDRLELRIRLEDELHIEIHDFGQGIQTEKMRQFSSGLTNMQRRMETIGGTIWFKNEKGTTVGLSCPY; this is translated from the coding sequence ATGCTGTTCCATTCGGGGTGTCATCGGCTATTCTTCCTCTGTCTCATCCTGGGGCTATTCCCCCTTTTTACCCGGGCACAAGACACCCTCAGAACGAGCCATGTCGACGACGCGTTGCACATCGACAGTGCCATCGGGATCTATGTCGACACCGCTGAGAAAGTCACCCCGGCAATGCTCCCGCGGCTTTCTTATGACACCGCCCTGATCACGCGGTTCACCCAGGGTGTACCCACCAATGTGGTCAGTCTCCCCTTTTACTGCCGGTTTACCTTGATCAACGACCAGGACTCCAGCAGGTCCTTCTATTTTTTCCCCGGATATTACTTCCGGAATATCGTCCTGTACAAGGACAGCGCAGGGCAGGTCGTCACGCTTCCCGAAATCCGTCCATCTCACGGAGAGATGGGCTGCCGGCGGTTTTCCATCGACGCCCGTACCCAAACCACCTTCTTTTTCAAAGGCAACCTGATCAAGGCCAACACCAACTGGATGGCCCCCGCACTGATCGAGCCACGCTTTCTCACCAACTATTTCAAGATCCTCCGGTTCAACGCCGTGCAGCTCAACGTCGTGACCTTTGTCTTTTGCGGCATCCTGCTGATGATGATCATTTATTCCTTCACCAATTTCACCCAGAACCTGCGGGGAGAATACCTTTTCTACGCCTTGTACGGGTTGTGCATGACGACCCTGTTCTTCATCAAGGCGTTGTTTTATCGTGAAGACCAACCCTTTTATTTCTTTTTCGAGGAGTATTTCGACTACGTCATACAAGTCTCGGGGTACTATTGCTACATCAGTTTTACACGCCACCTGCTCGACACCCGGACCAACTACCCCGGGCTTGAAAAGGCCTTCCGTACCGCCGGCAACCTGCTGCTCCTGTTGCTGGCCGTCTACTCCGTCGTGTATTTCAGCGGCGGTCCCTACAAAGTCATGAACTCCATCGAAAACGGCGGCAAGTATTTCCTCATGGCCCTGGGCATCTTTTATGTCATCGTCGGTTTTGCGCAAAGGGACAAGCTCATGAACTACCTGCTGGCCGGTAACCTTGCCGTGCTGGGGCTTGCCGTAACCTCGCAATGCATCATCGTCTTCAAGGTCCGCTTTACCTATACCAATTCCTTTTTCAACCAGGCCCTTTTCTACTATGAGCTTGGCGTCGTGCTCGAACTGGTGCTTTTCCTGGCGGCGCTGGCCTATAAGAATAAAGACGAGCTCATCGAAAAAGTCAAGATCGAACAGGCCATGAAGCTCGAACAGGAAAAAAAGGAATTCGAGACAAAGCTCGCCATTATCCAGGCCCAGCAAGACGAACGGAGCCGCATATCCGCCGACATGCACGACGAGCTTGGGTCCGGTGTCACTGCGATCCGGCTGATGAGCGAGCTTGCCAAAAGACGGCTACCCGCACAGTCCGTCCCGGAGATCGAAAAGATCTCCACCTCCGCCGGGGAACTCATGGACAAAATGAACACGATCATCTGGTCCATGAACGCCACCAACGACTCCGTGGCCAACCTCGTTGCCTATATGCGGGCTTTTGCGATCGAGCTGTTTGAAAATTCCTCCATGGTTTGCCGGGTGGAGGTACCCGAATATATCCCCGACATCGAGATCAGCGGGGAGAAACGGCGGAATGTCTTCCTCGTCGTCAAGGAGGCCCTCAACAACGCCATGAAGCATTCCAAAAGCGACCGCCTGGAATTGCGCATCCGGCTGGAAGACGAGCTCCACATCGAAATACACGACTTCGGCCAGGGCATCCAGACTGAAAAAATGCGTCAGTTCTCCAGCGGCCTCACCAACATGCAACGGCGCATGGAGACCATCGGGGGAACCATCTGGTTCAAGAATGAGAAGGGGACGACGGTCGGGCTAAGCTGTCCCTACTAG
- a CDS encoding DNA translocase FtsK encodes MAGNRLKSPKKDPKKEEPSPAQLLPEKDVKVPVKELVRDERTQKIIGIALLLAGVFLFIAFTSYLFTWKEDQDEIFRSGLAILKPNDLHIANLLGSLGAYISHVFIYKGFGLASYLFCSTFWVIGANLLFGHKIFSIARNLKYLLVGLFFLSTALGFFFSSWSFPYGGGVGTLVSDWLEGFLGKLGTTILILVGGFVYVIWRFNPVFKLPARKPRVPKEAPASDAAPSPVAAPAANAAAAPEDDGAKLFIAGKKGKKNTLKGDAPMIVVPEEEAEEEPEFILVEKEDDDDSDDDDDDEDDIEEEEFEEEVEAGLPPAAPPPPAPSSPPPPRGIHRPVPPPSDLTLEIKPSADDIPEEPVTTGKPIETLDAYDPVLDLRDYQYPSLDLLDNHGSEKIVQDPRELETNKEQIINTLKNYDISIQRIAATVGPTVTLYEIVPAAGVRISRIKNLEDDIALSLAALGIRIIAPIPGKGTIGIEVPNVKKTVVGMKGLLSSEKFQNNSFALPIAIGKKIDNENFIVDLASMPHLLMAGATGQGKSVGLNAILVSLLYKKHPSQLKFVLVDPKKVELSIYRTIERHFLAKLPGEEEAIITDTKKVIHTLNALCIEMDNRYDLLKEAGCRNLREYNEKFSKRRLNPEKGHQYLPFIVLVVDEFADLIMTAGKEVEMPIARLAQLARAVGIHLIIATQRPSVNIITGTIKANFPARIAFKVSSKIDSRTILDAGGAEQLIGRGDMLISFNGEIVRLQCAFVDTPEVEKVTDFIGEQRGYPEAFRLPEYVDEKDEEGRNFDIGDRDQYFDEAARLIVQSQQGSTSLIQRKMKLGYNRAGRLMDQLEAAGIVGPSQGSKPREVLMKTMMELEDYLQQ; translated from the coding sequence ATGGCTGGTAACCGGTTGAAATCTCCGAAAAAAGACCCTAAGAAGGAAGAACCCTCTCCAGCGCAATTGCTGCCCGAAAAGGACGTCAAGGTACCCGTTAAGGAGCTGGTCAGGGACGAGCGCACCCAAAAGATCATAGGGATCGCCCTGCTCCTGGCAGGGGTGTTCCTTTTTATTGCATTCACCTCCTATCTGTTTACTTGGAAGGAAGACCAGGATGAGATCTTCAGAAGCGGCCTGGCCATCTTGAAACCCAACGACCTCCACATCGCCAACCTCTTAGGCTCGCTGGGGGCATACATTTCCCACGTTTTTATTTACAAAGGGTTCGGGCTGGCTTCGTATCTTTTTTGCTCCACTTTTTGGGTCATCGGCGCGAACCTGCTGTTCGGGCACAAGATTTTTTCCATTGCGCGGAACCTGAAATACCTGTTGGTGGGTTTGTTCTTCCTTTCCACGGCGCTGGGTTTTTTCTTTTCTTCCTGGTCCTTTCCCTATGGAGGTGGTGTGGGGACCCTCGTCAGCGATTGGCTGGAGGGGTTCCTGGGGAAGCTGGGGACGACGATCCTGATCCTTGTCGGGGGTTTTGTGTATGTCATCTGGAGGTTTAACCCGGTGTTCAAGCTACCGGCCAGAAAGCCTCGCGTGCCCAAGGAAGCACCGGCTTCTGACGCGGCGCCCTCGCCGGTCGCGGCTCCTGCGGCCAACGCTGCCGCTGCCCCGGAGGACGATGGCGCCAAGCTTTTTATTGCGGGGAAAAAAGGTAAAAAGAACACTTTAAAAGGTGACGCCCCGATGATCGTGGTGCCGGAGGAAGAAGCTGAAGAAGAGCCGGAGTTTATTTTGGTGGAAAAAGAAGACGACGACGATAGCGACGACGATGACGACGACGAGGATGACATCGAGGAAGAGGAATTCGAGGAAGAGGTCGAGGCCGGGCTCCCACCCGCGGCCCCGCCCCCGCCTGCGCCCTCTTCGCCCCCGCCGCCCCGCGGTATTCACCGTCCTGTGCCGCCGCCCAGCGATCTGACGCTGGAAATCAAGCCGTCTGCGGACGACATCCCCGAGGAACCCGTCACCACGGGCAAACCCATCGAAACACTCGACGCTTACGATCCCGTCCTGGACCTCCGCGACTATCAATATCCCTCCCTGGACCTGCTGGACAACCACGGGAGCGAAAAGATCGTGCAGGACCCCCGTGAGCTGGAAACCAACAAGGAGCAGATCATCAATACCCTCAAAAACTACGACATTTCCATACAGCGGATAGCCGCCACCGTGGGCCCCACCGTAACCCTGTACGAGATCGTACCGGCGGCGGGTGTGCGTATTTCGAGGATCAAAAACCTGGAAGACGACATCGCCCTTAGCCTTGCTGCCCTGGGTATCCGCATCATCGCTCCTATCCCCGGGAAGGGAACGATCGGGATCGAAGTGCCCAACGTCAAAAAGACGGTGGTCGGCATGAAAGGATTGCTGTCTTCGGAGAAGTTCCAGAACAATTCGTTTGCCCTGCCCATAGCGATTGGGAAAAAGATTGATAACGAGAACTTTATAGTGGACCTTGCGTCCATGCCTCACCTCCTGATGGCGGGGGCTACCGGTCAGGGTAAGTCGGTGGGTTTGAACGCCATCCTGGTGTCCCTTTTGTACAAGAAGCATCCCTCCCAGTTGAAGTTTGTCCTGGTCGACCCCAAAAAGGTGGAGCTGAGCATCTACCGGACCATAGAGCGGCACTTCCTGGCCAAGTTACCGGGAGAAGAGGAAGCCATCATCACCGACACCAAAAAGGTCATCCACACCCTGAACGCTCTGTGTATCGAGATGGACAACCGGTACGACCTGCTCAAGGAAGCCGGTTGCCGGAACCTCAGGGAATACAACGAGAAATTCAGCAAACGGCGGTTGAACCCCGAAAAAGGGCACCAATATCTGCCCTTTATCGTGCTGGTCGTGGACGAGTTCGCCGACCTGATCATGACCGCCGGCAAAGAAGTCGAAATGCCCATCGCCCGTCTCGCCCAGCTGGCGCGCGCCGTGGGCATCCACCTCATCATCGCCACCCAGCGCCCGTCGGTGAACATCATCACGGGGACCATCAAGGCCAACTTCCCCGCCCGTATCGCTTTCAAGGTGTCGTCCAAGATCGACAGCCGGACCATCCTCGACGCAGGGGGCGCCGAGCAGCTCATCGGCCGGGGCGATATGCTTATATCGTTTAACGGGGAGATCGTCCGTTTACAGTGTGCTTTTGTGGACACCCCCGAAGTGGAAAAAGTAACGGATTTTATCGGTGAACAACGGGGCTACCCCGAAGCCTTCCGTCTCCCGGAATACGTGGATGAAAAAGACGAGGAGGGCCGGAATTTCGACATCGGTGACCGGGACCAGTACTTCGACGAAGCCGCCCGGCTGATCGTGCAGAGCCAGCAGGGATCCACCTCCCTGATCCAGCGGAAAATGAAGTTGGGCTACAACCGGGCCGGCCGCCTCATGGACCAGCTCGAAGCCGCCGGCATCGTCGGACCCAGCCAGGGAAGCAAGCCGAGGGAGGTCCTGATGAAGACGATGATGGAGCTGGAAGACTATTTACAACAATAA
- a CDS encoding shikimate kinase, whose product MLYFLNGFMGSGKSYWGRRWATAFDLEFHDLDDVIERQEGMTISELFKTKGEPAFRRIERDALARMCSKSNAIIACGGGTPCFHDNMKRMSRAGITIWLKTPLEALVERLLPELGHRPVIAHTNADTLAGFIEGKLAEREPFYHRCVYHFYTPYLTDENFKKILDKCKRHS is encoded by the coding sequence ATGCTTTACTTCCTAAACGGTTTTATGGGGTCCGGCAAAAGCTACTGGGGACGCCGGTGGGCAACGGCTTTTGACCTGGAATTCCACGACCTCGATGACGTGATCGAGCGGCAGGAAGGAATGACCATCAGCGAGCTTTTCAAAACAAAGGGGGAGCCGGCGTTCCGGAGGATCGAGCGGGACGCGCTGGCGCGGATGTGTTCAAAAAGCAATGCCATCATTGCCTGCGGGGGCGGGACACCGTGTTTTCACGACAACATGAAGCGCATGTCGCGAGCGGGGATTACGATCTGGTTGAAGACGCCGCTGGAAGCGCTGGTGGAGCGTTTGCTGCCGGAGCTCGGGCACCGGCCGGTGATCGCGCATACCAATGCGGATACCCTCGCGGGTTTTATAGAAGGGAAACTGGCGGAACGCGAGCCGTTTTACCACCGCTGCGTATATCACTTCTACACGCCTTACCTGACCGACGAGAACTTCAAGAAAATCCTGGATAAATGCAAAAGACATTCTTAA
- a CDS encoding DUF423 domain-containing protein: MQKTFLITGALLGALSVGLGAFAAHALKRMTDEATVGVFHTGVEYQFYHALALLLTGIVYAQFPSAWMTRAGWGFIIGTVLFSGSLYAITLLKINGGSLGPAGVLTPIGGLFFIYGWVCMLLGFLKR, from the coding sequence ATGCAAAAGACATTCTTAATCACGGGCGCCCTTCTCGGCGCCCTTTCCGTGGGGCTGGGCGCCTTTGCCGCGCATGCCCTCAAACGCATGACGGACGAGGCCACCGTGGGGGTCTTCCATACGGGCGTGGAATACCAGTTTTATCACGCGTTGGCGCTCTTGCTAACGGGGATCGTATATGCGCAGTTTCCTTCGGCCTGGATGACCCGGGCGGGGTGGGGGTTTATTATCGGCACCGTGCTCTTCAGCGGGTCGTTATATGCGATCACCCTGCTCAAGATCAACGGTGGGTCGCTGGGGCCTGCGGGGGTGCTGACGCCGATCGGCGGGCTCTTCTTTATCTATGGGTGGGTGTGCATGCTGCTCGGGTTCCTGAAGCGCTAG
- a CDS encoding aminotransferase class I/II-fold pyridoxal phosphate-dependent enzyme produces MADIFDKLLKHYGPIGQHRERAHGYFAFPKLEGPIGPRMIFRGKEKIVWSLNNYLGLANHPEVRKADEDAAREFGLALPMGARMMSGNSNYHEQLEQELAAFEGKEDAFLLNYGYQGVVSIIDALCGRHDVIVYDAESHACIIDGVRLHAGHRYVYKHNDIEDFEKQLQRATTLIEKQNAGGILVITEGVFGMGGDQGKLREIVALKKKYSFRLFVDDAHGFGTLGKTGAGAGEEQGVQDQIDLYFSTFAKSMASIGAFVAGDKGIIDYLRYNLRSQIFAKSLPMPITVGNLKRLELLRTRPELKEKLWNNVRKLQSGLLEKGFDIGASNSAVTPIYMKGDVPEATAMVMDLRENYHIFCSIVVYPVIPKGQIIYRIIPTAAHSFEDIELTLKAFEATKRKLDAGDYKVEAIPDMAQA; encoded by the coding sequence ATGGCAGACATCTTTGATAAGTTACTGAAGCACTACGGTCCGATCGGACAACACCGCGAGCGTGCGCACGGGTATTTTGCTTTTCCGAAACTGGAAGGCCCCATCGGTCCCCGGATGATTTTCCGTGGGAAAGAGAAGATCGTGTGGAGCCTCAACAACTACCTCGGCCTGGCAAACCACCCCGAAGTCCGCAAGGCGGACGAAGATGCGGCCCGAGAGTTCGGTCTGGCCCTCCCCATGGGCGCCCGGATGATGAGCGGCAACAGTAACTATCATGAGCAACTGGAACAGGAGCTGGCCGCCTTCGAAGGGAAGGAAGACGCCTTCCTCCTGAACTACGGTTACCAGGGTGTCGTCAGCATCATCGATGCCCTTTGCGGCCGTCACGACGTGATCGTGTACGACGCCGAATCACACGCCTGTATCATCGACGGGGTACGGCTCCACGCCGGTCACCGTTATGTATACAAGCACAACGACATAGAGGATTTCGAAAAACAATTGCAACGGGCCACCACCCTTATTGAAAAGCAAAACGCCGGCGGCATCCTGGTGATCACCGAAGGCGTGTTTGGCATGGGCGGCGACCAGGGCAAGCTCCGCGAGATCGTCGCGCTGAAAAAGAAATACAGCTTCCGGCTGTTCGTGGACGACGCCCACGGGTTCGGCACCCTGGGCAAAACCGGGGCCGGCGCCGGCGAGGAGCAGGGCGTCCAGGACCAGATCGACCTGTACTTCTCCACCTTCGCCAAAAGCATGGCCTCCATCGGTGCCTTCGTCGCCGGGGATAAGGGGATCATCGACTACCTCCGCTACAACCTACGCTCCCAGATTTTTGCCAAAAGCCTGCCGATGCCCATCACCGTCGGCAACCTCAAGCGCCTGGAACTCCTGCGCACCCGGCCGGAGCTCAAGGAAAAACTCTGGAATAACGTCCGTAAGCTGCAAAGCGGGCTTTTGGAAAAAGGCTTTGATATCGGCGCTTCCAACTCCGCCGTCACGCCCATCTATATGAAAGGGGACGTACCCGAAGCCACCGCCATGGTGATGGATTTGAGGGAAAATTACCATATTTTCTGCTCGATCGTCGTCTACCCCGTGATCCCCAAGGGGCAGATCATCTACCGAATTATTCCGACCGCCGCCCACTCCTTCGAAGATATCGAATTGACACTGAAGGCGTTTGAAGCCACTAAACGGAAACTCGACGCCGGGGACTATAAAGTGGAAGCCATCCCCGACATGGCCCAGGCATAA
- the rpsA gene encoding 30S ribosomal protein S1 encodes MSEEQIVNPVNADVQEAPVQEATATKKVPVPTQFDTAHDDFDWSIDKRNVSTYPKEDRQRYDGVYDSTFKVINDGEMITGNVVGMTKTDVVINIGFKSDGLVSLNEFRDLSNLKIGDDVEVMVVEKEDRDGHLHLSRKQARITRAWEKIVEMHRTGEVVTGVVTSKTKGGLIVDVYGMETFLPGSQIDVKPVTDYDQFVGKTMEFKVVKINEAIKNAVVSHKALIESDIEAQRAEIISKLEKGQVLEGTIKNITDFGAFLDLGGLDGLLYITDISWGRISHPSEVLKLDQKLNVVVLDFDDEKKRISLGLKQLTPHPWDTLPEHIREGEIVKGRVVNIEDYGAFLEILPGVEGLVHVSEITWANNPINAKEFFKLGDEHSAKIVTLNKDERKMSLSIKQLSEDPWATIEIKYPQGSRHNGMVKNITPYGVFVELEPGIGGMIHISDLSWLKRFNHPSEYTRTGNRIDVVILSIDKDNRKLQLGHKQLEEDPWNALEDTFAIGTIHEGTVVKKDDKGAIVQLPYGLEGFAPNRHLAKEDGKSIGAEETSQFMVIEFDRNEKRIVVSHARIWEQSKHDEKEAARKEARADQERTKKAVKNIQSRVEKTTLGDLGVLAELRKKLDQNDEAPKAE; translated from the coding sequence ATGTCAGAAGAACAAATTGTAAACCCCGTAAACGCTGATGTACAGGAGGCTCCCGTCCAGGAGGCTACAGCGACAAAAAAAGTACCCGTACCGACCCAGTTCGATACCGCACACGACGATTTCGACTGGAGCATCGACAAACGCAACGTGTCGACCTATCCTAAGGAAGATCGCCAAAGGTACGATGGCGTGTATGACAGCACCTTCAAGGTCATCAACGACGGTGAAATGATCACCGGGAACGTGGTAGGCATGACCAAGACGGACGTCGTCATCAACATCGGTTTCAAAAGCGACGGCCTGGTTTCCCTCAACGAATTCCGTGACCTGTCGAACCTGAAGATCGGGGACGACGTGGAAGTCATGGTTGTTGAAAAAGAAGACCGGGACGGTCACCTGCACCTGAGCCGCAAACAAGCCCGCATCACCCGCGCCTGGGAAAAGATCGTGGAAATGCACCGCACCGGCGAAGTGGTTACCGGCGTGGTGACTTCCAAAACGAAGGGCGGTCTGATCGTCGACGTGTACGGTATGGAAACCTTCCTGCCGGGCTCGCAGATCGACGTCAAACCCGTCACCGACTACGACCAGTTCGTGGGCAAGACGATGGAGTTCAAGGTCGTTAAGATCAACGAAGCGATCAAGAACGCCGTGGTTTCCCACAAAGCCCTTATCGAAAGCGATATCGAAGCACAACGCGCCGAGATCATCAGCAAACTCGAAAAAGGACAGGTACTCGAAGGGACCATCAAAAACATCACCGATTTCGGGGCATTCCTGGACCTCGGTGGCCTGGACGGTCTCCTGTACATCACCGATATCAGCTGGGGCCGTATCTCTCACCCGAGCGAAGTCCTCAAACTGGACCAGAAGCTCAACGTGGTGGTCCTGGACTTCGACGACGAGAAGAAGCGCATCAGCCTCGGTCTCAAACAACTCACCCCGCATCCCTGGGATACGCTGCCTGAGCACATCCGCGAAGGCGAAATCGTCAAGGGCCGCGTAGTGAATATCGAAGACTACGGTGCATTCCTGGAAATCCTCCCCGGTGTGGAAGGCCTGGTGCACGTATCCGAGATCACCTGGGCAAACAACCCCATCAATGCGAAGGAATTCTTCAAGCTGGGCGACGAGCACAGCGCGAAGATCGTGACGCTGAACAAGGACGAACGCAAGATGAGCTTGTCCATCAAGCAACTCAGCGAAGATCCCTGGGCGACGATCGAGATCAAATACCCGCAGGGCAGCCGTCACAACGGCATGGTGAAGAACATCACCCCCTATGGCGTATTCGTGGAGCTGGAACCCGGTATCGGTGGCATGATCCACATCAGCGACCTGAGCTGGCTGAAGCGCTTTAACCACCCCAGCGAGTATACCCGCACGGGTAACCGCATCGACGTGGTGATCCTGTCGATCGACAAGGACAACCGGAAACTCCAACTGGGTCACAAACAACTGGAAGAAGATCCCTGGAATGCCCTCGAAGATACTTTTGCCATCGGCACCATCCACGAAGGTACCGTTGTGAAGAAGGACGACAAGGGCGCCATCGTTCAGTTGCCCTACGGTCTCGAAGGTTTTGCCCCCAACCGCCACCTGGCGAAAGAGGACGGCAAGAGCATCGGCGCCGAAGAAACTTCTCAGTTCATGGTGATCGAGTTCGACCGCAACGAGAAGCGCATCGTGGTCAGCCACGCGCGTATCTGGGAACAGTCGAAGCACGATGAGAAAGAGGCTGCCCGCAAGGAAGCCCGCGCCGACCAGGAAAGGACGAAGAAAGCCGTTAAGAACATCCAGAGCCGGGTTGAAAAGACGACCCTTGGTGACCTGGGTGTCCTGGCCGAACTCCGCAAGAAGCTCGACCAAAACGACGAAGCTCCGAAGGCTGAGTAG
- a CDS encoding UbiX family flavin prenyltransferase has protein sequence MQKIIVAVTGASGSIYAKVLLDKLVQMKDQWSALGVVMTENAKQVWETEMGDDSYRSYSLPFYTQTDFLAPFASGSGQYQTMIVVPCSMGTLGRIASGTSNDLITRAADVVLKERRRLICVIRETPYNLIHIRNMETVTLAGGIICPATPSFYSRPTTLAEAAGTVVDRVLDLAGLRVDTFRWGGA, from the coding sequence ATGCAAAAAATAATAGTGGCCGTTACCGGGGCGAGCGGTAGCATCTATGCCAAGGTGCTGCTCGACAAACTCGTGCAGATGAAGGACCAATGGTCGGCCCTGGGCGTGGTCATGACAGAGAACGCCAAACAAGTCTGGGAAACCGAAATGGGCGACGACAGCTACCGCAGTTATTCCCTCCCCTTTTATACCCAAACCGACTTCCTGGCACCCTTTGCCTCGGGGTCCGGGCAGTACCAGACCATGATCGTCGTCCCCTGTTCCATGGGGACCCTCGGCCGGATCGCCTCGGGGACCAGCAATGACCTCATCACCCGTGCCGCGGACGTCGTCCTCAAGGAGCGCAGACGGCTGATCTGTGTCATCCGGGAAACCCCCTATAACCTCATCCATATCCGGAACATGGAAACGGTCACCCTGGCCGGCGGGATCATTTGTCCGGCCACGCCTTCCTTTTATAGCCGGCCCACCACCCTTGCCGAAGCTGCAGGAACGGTGGTCGACCGGGTTTTGGACCTGGCGGGGTTGCGCGTGGATACGTTCCGCTGGGGCGGGGCCTAG
- a CDS encoding LolA family protein, whose translation MKYLFTTLAIVLSSFLAVHAQAPALGGPSVQSDPDAKKLLDQVSTRFKGYQSVKAGFTLTIENADGKVDGKKTGTVAMKGTKYRISLPGQEIFCDGNNTWSYDKSSNEVKIDKVDPTAHAITPQTLLTNFYDKDYLYKLNGTVPVNGKSAQEIELTPNDKTKPFFKVLVYVSRLTKNIVSTKVFQKNGTHFTYTLNSFTPNSPAVKDEDFVFDQKKYPGVDVVDLR comes from the coding sequence ATGAAATATCTTTTTACTACTCTTGCTATTGTGTTGTCTTCTTTCCTTGCTGTCCACGCCCAGGCGCCCGCCCTTGGTGGTCCGTCCGTCCAAAGCGACCCCGACGCCAAGAAATTGCTGGACCAGGTGAGCACCAGGTTCAAGGGCTACCAGAGTGTGAAAGCCGGATTTACGCTGACCATCGAAAACGCCGACGGCAAAGTGGACGGGAAGAAAACCGGGACCGTTGCCATGAAAGGCACCAAGTATCGTATTTCGCTGCCGGGCCAGGAGATCTTTTGCGACGGCAACAATACCTGGTCGTATGACAAATCCTCCAACGAGGTAAAGATCGACAAGGTTGACCCCACGGCCCACGCCATCACCCCCCAGACCCTCCTGACCAATTTCTACGACAAAGACTATCTCTACAAGCTCAACGGGACCGTCCCCGTCAACGGCAAAAGCGCCCAGGAAATCGAGCTGACGCCGAACGATAAAACCAAACCCTTCTTCAAGGTGCTGGTGTACGTCAGCAGGCTGACCAAGAACATCGTCAGCACCAAGGTCTTCCAAAAGAACGGGACCCACTTTACCTACACCCTCAACAGCTTTACCCCCAACAGCCCCGCCGTGAAGGACGAGGACTTCGTCTTCGATCAGAAGAAGTATCCGGGGGTGGATGTGGTAGACTTGCGCTAA
- a CDS encoding thioredoxin family protein encodes MVKATFIAIAGIMLWTGRPAPASGPANGSPAAAPAARTSVPWLSLQEAQDRSKGEPRVIIMDIYTDWCYWCKVMEKNTYEDPRVAAYMGQKFYSVRFNAENRGRVTWKGQSFAYNPDYKVNELVMSLTRGNLSFPTTVVITPDNRAPQFISGYLKPADLEPVLKYFGEEAYKTRSYHDFLKSFSPSW; translated from the coding sequence ATGGTAAAGGCAACTTTCATCGCCATCGCCGGAATAATGCTCTGGACGGGCCGCCCCGCGCCAGCGTCGGGCCCCGCGAACGGGTCGCCCGCCGCCGCGCCGGCGGCAAGGACCTCCGTCCCCTGGCTCTCCCTCCAGGAAGCCCAGGACCGGAGCAAGGGCGAACCCAGGGTCATCATCATGGACATTTATACCGACTGGTGCTACTGGTGCAAGGTGATGGAAAAGAACACCTACGAAGATCCCCGGGTGGCGGCTTACATGGGGCAAAAATTCTATTCGGTGCGGTTTAACGCGGAAAACCGGGGGAGGGTTACCTGGAAGGGCCAGTCTTTTGCATACAATCCTGACTATAAGGTCAACGAACTGGTGATGTCGCTTACCAGGGGCAACCTTTCTTTTCCCACCACGGTCGTCATCACCCCGGACAACCGGGCTCCCCAATTCATCTCCGGGTATCTGAAACCCGCTGATTTGGAACCCGTTCTTAAGTATTTCGGGGAAGAGGCCTATAAGACCAGGTCGTACCATGACTTCCTGAAAAGCTTCAGCCCCTCCTGGTAA